A window of Halomonas sp. GFAJ-1 contains these coding sequences:
- a CDS encoding di-trans,poly-cis-decaprenylcistransferase gives MTSPQLPEKQPGGATPSHSEEALPLHVAIIMDGNNRWARARGLSGVRGHRAGVETVRAVIQRAAERGVKTLSLFAFSSENWKRPANEVNALMELFLMALKREVKKLNERNVRLSIIGEQRGFSHAIQKHIQRAEALTAANTGMHLVIAANYGGQWDIARAARQLAEEVAAGELAAADIDEARLDVAMNTHQVPPVDLCIRTSGEQRLSNFMLWQLAYAELYFSPLLWPDFDAAAFDTALDDFCQRRRRFGMTDEQIEAQGA, from the coding sequence ATGACGTCACCGCAGCTTCCTGAAAAGCAGCCGGGCGGCGCAACGCCTTCTCACTCCGAGGAGGCATTGCCGCTGCACGTTGCTATCATTATGGATGGCAACAACCGCTGGGCGCGAGCTCGTGGGCTTTCTGGTGTGCGCGGCCATCGCGCGGGGGTTGAAACCGTTAGAGCGGTGATCCAGCGCGCAGCCGAGCGTGGTGTGAAAACCTTAAGCTTGTTCGCATTTTCCAGCGAAAATTGGAAGCGTCCTGCGAATGAGGTCAATGCACTTATGGAGCTTTTTTTAATGGCGCTTAAGCGCGAGGTTAAAAAGCTCAACGAGCGTAATGTTCGCCTTTCCATTATTGGCGAACAACGTGGCTTCTCCCATGCTATTCAAAAGCATATCCAGCGCGCTGAAGCGCTTACCGCTGCAAATACGGGAATGCATCTGGTGATTGCGGCCAACTATGGTGGCCAGTGGGATATTGCACGCGCTGCCAGGCAGTTGGCTGAGGAGGTTGCCGCTGGGGAACTGGCGGCAGCTGATATCGATGAAGCGCGCCTCGATGTTGCGATGAACACCCACCAGGTACCCCCGGTGGATTTGTGTATTCGTACCAGTGGCGAGCAGCGGCTTTCCAACTTTATGCTGTGGCAGCTGGCTTATGCTGAGCTGTATTTTTCCCCTCTGTTGTGGCCTGACTTTGACGCAGCGGCGTTTGATACGGCGCTGGATGATTTTTGCCAGCGCCGCCGCCGCTTTGGTATGACTGATGAACAAATAGAGGCGCAAGGTGCTTAA
- a CDS encoding ribosome recycling factor — protein MINDIKKDADSRMKKSVEALNGNFNKIRTGRAHPSILDAVSVEYYGSQVPLSQVASVNVEDARTLAVVPWEQGMVPKIEKAIMTSDLGLNPSSAGTVIRVPMPMLTEETRKGYIKQARSEAEHARVAVRNVRRDANGDFKSLLKDKEITEDDQRQGEDEIQKLTDKYIAEIDKALAAKEQDLMQV, from the coding sequence GTGATCAACGACATTAAGAAAGATGCAGATTCCCGCATGAAAAAAAGTGTTGAAGCGCTTAATGGCAACTTCAACAAAATTCGTACGGGGCGTGCTCATCCCAGCATTCTAGACGCCGTTAGCGTCGAATATTACGGTAGCCAAGTGCCGTTAAGCCAAGTGGCTTCCGTTAACGTGGAAGACGCGCGGACGCTGGCAGTAGTTCCCTGGGAGCAGGGCATGGTGCCTAAAATTGAGAAGGCTATTATGACCTCTGACCTGGGGCTTAATCCTTCAAGTGCCGGTACCGTTATTCGCGTGCCGATGCCGATGCTGACTGAAGAGACGCGCAAAGGCTATATCAAGCAAGCCCGCAGCGAAGCGGAACACGCCCGCGTGGCGGTGCGCAACGTGCGCCGCGATGCCAACGGCGATTTCAAATCTTTGCTCAAGGATAAAGAAATCACCGAAGACGATCAGCGCCAGGGCGAAGATGAAATACAGAAGTTGACCGACAAGTACATCGCCGAGATCGACAAGGCACTTGCCGCAAAAGAACAAGATCTCATGCAGGTATAA
- a CDS encoding UMP kinase: MSHDIQESTPAAASKIDKSKSKYKRILLKLSGEALMGEHEFGIDPKVLDRMALEIGQLVGIGVQVGIVIGGGNLFRGAALNEAGMDRVTGDHMGMLATVMNALAMRDALERSNIRSRVMSAIPMSGVVEHYDRRTAIRYLTSGDVVLFSAGTGNPFFTTDSAACLRGIEVDVDVVIKATKVDGVYNKDPVKYPDAIKYDQLSYDDALEQKLGVMDLTAICLVRDHNMPVRVFDMNKPGALLNLVVGGKEGTLIDRG; encoded by the coding sequence ATGTCACATGATATTCAAGAGTCTACCCCCGCTGCTGCCTCTAAAATTGATAAGTCGAAGTCAAAGTACAAGCGTATTTTGCTGAAGCTTTCAGGCGAAGCACTGATGGGTGAGCACGAGTTTGGTATCGATCCGAAAGTGTTGGATCGCATGGCGCTTGAGATTGGCCAGTTGGTAGGTATTGGTGTTCAGGTGGGGATCGTAATTGGGGGTGGTAACCTGTTCCGTGGCGCAGCGCTGAATGAAGCGGGCATGGATCGGGTGACGGGTGACCATATGGGAATGCTGGCAACGGTAATGAATGCCCTCGCCATGCGCGATGCCCTGGAGCGTTCTAATATTCGTTCGCGGGTAATGTCAGCGATTCCCATGAGCGGTGTGGTGGAGCATTACGACCGCCGTACCGCCATCCGTTATTTAACGTCTGGCGACGTGGTGCTGTTCTCGGCAGGCACTGGCAACCCTTTCTTCACCACCGACTCGGCTGCTTGCTTACGCGGTATCGAAGTAGACGTCGATGTGGTTATCAAGGCCACGAAGGTAGACGGCGTGTACAATAAGGACCCGGTGAAGTATCCCGACGCTATAAAATATGACCAGCTTTCCTATGATGATGCGCTAGAGCAGAAGCTGGGTGTAATGGATTTGACCGCGATCTGCCTGGTACGTGACCATAATATGCCGGTGCGGGTATTTGATATGAACAAGCCTGGCGCTCTGCTGAATTTGGTAGTAGGGGGCAAGGAAGGCACGCTGATAGACAGAGGGTAA
- a CDS encoding translation elongation factor Ts, which translates to MAAISASQVKELRERTGLGMMECKKALTETNGDIEVAIENLRKSSGLKAAKKAGRTAAEGAVVTRVAEDGSYGVMVEINSETDFVARDDNFIAFTNKIADAFFAAKNEDVAAVMAGDLESAREQLVQKIGENIGVRRAVVVDAVEGGLVGEYVHGGRIGVLTVLKGGTSEAAKDVAMHVAAINPSVAHPEDMPQEELDKEKAIIMAQPDMAGKPEQIAEKMVGGRLKKYLAENSLTEQPFVKDPNQSVAEFVKAAGGEVVGFTRFEVGEGIEKEEVDFAKEVMEQAGRR; encoded by the coding sequence ATGGCAGCTATCAGCGCCTCCCAGGTTAAGGAACTGCGCGAACGTACCGGTCTTGGCATGATGGAGTGTAAAAAAGCACTCACTGAAACCAACGGTGATATCGAAGTCGCAATCGAGAATCTACGTAAAAGCTCTGGTCTTAAAGCCGCTAAGAAAGCGGGCCGCACCGCAGCAGAAGGCGCGGTGGTTACCCGTGTCGCCGAAGACGGCAGCTACGGCGTGATGGTTGAAATCAACTCCGAGACCGACTTCGTTGCTCGTGACGACAACTTCATCGCGTTCACCAACAAGATCGCTGATGCATTCTTTGCGGCGAAAAACGAAGATGTTGCAGCGGTCATGGCAGGCGACCTTGAGTCTGCTCGCGAGCAGCTCGTTCAGAAGATTGGCGAGAACATCGGCGTACGTCGTGCCGTTGTCGTGGATGCCGTTGAAGGTGGTCTGGTGGGCGAATACGTTCACGGCGGCCGCATTGGTGTTCTGACCGTGCTGAAAGGCGGCACCAGCGAAGCCGCTAAAGACGTCGCTATGCACGTGGCCGCGATTAACCCGTCAGTCGCTCATCCTGAAGATATGCCCCAGGAAGAGTTGGACAAAGAGAAAGCGATCATCATGGCCCAGCCAGATATGGCCGGTAAGCCAGAGCAGATCGCTGAGAAGATGGTGGGTGGTCGTCTGAAGAAGTACCTGGCTGAAAACAGCCTGACCGAGCAGCCGTTCGTTAAAGATCCGAACCAGTCCGTGGCTGAGTTTGTGAAAGCGGCCGGTGGTGAAGTCGTTGGCTTTACCCGCTTTGAAGTGGGTGAAGGCATCGAGAAAGAAGAAGTCGACTTTGCTAAAGAAGTCATGGAACAGGCTGGCCGTCGCTAA
- a CDS encoding 30S ribosomal protein S2 — MSHVNMRDLLKAGAHFGHQTKYWNPKMGKFIFGARNKIHIINLEHTLPALNEAVDVIEKMAASNNKILFVGTKRSASKIIKEEANRVGQPFVNHRWLGGMLTNFKTIRQSIKRLRELEVMREDGTFDKLTKKEVLMATREQDKLERSIGGIKNMGGLPDALFVIDVDHERIAINEANKLGIPVIGVVDTNSNPDGVDYVIPGNDDSIRAIQIYVKAIADACNRAKEGRPDEFVEVAEEEAASADTNAAAE, encoded by the coding sequence ATGTCTCACGTTAATATGCGTGACCTGCTGAAAGCAGGCGCTCACTTCGGTCACCAGACCAAGTACTGGAATCCGAAGATGGGTAAATTCATCTTCGGCGCGCGCAACAAGATTCACATCATCAACCTTGAGCACACTCTGCCTGCACTGAACGAAGCGGTCGATGTGATTGAGAAGATGGCGGCATCCAACAACAAAATTTTGTTTGTTGGCACCAAGCGCAGCGCTAGCAAGATCATCAAAGAAGAAGCGAATCGCGTTGGCCAGCCGTTCGTCAACCATCGCTGGTTGGGCGGCATGCTGACCAACTTTAAGACTATTCGTCAGTCCATCAAGCGTCTGCGTGAGCTAGAAGTTATGCGCGAAGACGGTACGTTCGATAAGCTGACCAAGAAAGAAGTTCTGATGGCAACGCGCGAGCAAGATAAACTTGAGCGTTCTATCGGTGGTATCAAGAACATGGGCGGCCTGCCGGACGCACTGTTCGTTATCGACGTCGACCACGAGCGCATCGCGATCAACGAAGCCAACAAGCTGGGCATCCCGGTTATTGGTGTGGTAGATACCAACTCCAACCCAGATGGCGTTGATTACGTGATCCCGGGTAACGATGACTCCATCCGCGCTATTCAGATCTACGTGAAAGCAATTGCTGACGCCTGTAACCGCGCGAAAGAAGGTCGTCCGGACGAGTTCGTCGAAGTAGCTGAAGAAGAAGCCGCTTCCGCCGATACTAACGCTGCTGCCGAGTAA
- a CDS encoding type I methionyl aminopeptidase: MNVPIKSPSEIEKMREAGRQAASAIEMITPHIKAGISTGEIDRLCHAYIVNELGSTPAPLNYHGFPKATCTSINHVVCHGIPDDAKKLKNGDIMNLDITVKTADGYHGDSSVMFVIGETIQGERLCRITQECLYKSIELIKPGVRLSELARVIQKHAEDHGYSVVRDFCGHGIGADFHEDPQFLHYDGYAPDADIALEAGMCFTIEPMINVGGYKTKVLRDGWTAVTKDRSLSAQWEHTLLVTESGVDVLTARSDEDFSFLNR; encoded by the coding sequence ATGAACGTTCCTATTAAGTCGCCTTCTGAAATCGAGAAAATGCGCGAGGCCGGGCGCCAAGCCGCCAGCGCCATTGAAATGATCACTCCGCATATAAAAGCGGGTATCAGCACGGGTGAAATTGACCGTCTGTGTCACGCATATATTGTCAACGAGCTGGGCTCTACCCCAGCGCCGCTTAATTACCACGGTTTTCCTAAAGCCACCTGCACCTCGATTAACCACGTGGTATGCCATGGCATTCCCGATGATGCCAAAAAGCTTAAGAACGGCGACATCATGAACCTGGACATTACGGTCAAAACCGCCGACGGCTATCATGGCGACTCCAGCGTGATGTTCGTGATCGGCGAAACAATCCAGGGCGAGCGCCTGTGCCGGATCACTCAGGAGTGTTTATATAAAAGCATCGAACTCATTAAACCCGGCGTTCGCTTATCAGAACTTGCTCGTGTAATTCAAAAGCATGCCGAAGACCACGGCTACTCCGTGGTGCGCGATTTCTGTGGCCACGGCATCGGCGCTGACTTCCATGAAGACCCGCAGTTCTTACACTACGATGGTTATGCACCGGACGCGGATATCGCGCTGGAAGCAGGCATGTGCTTTACCATTGAACCGATGATTAACGTCGGCGGCTACAAAACCAAGGTTCTGCGCGATGGCTGGACCGCTGTCACCAAAGACCGCAGCCTGTCAGCCCAGTGGGAACACACCCTGCTGGTCACCGAGTCCGGCGTTGACGTGCTAACCGCACGCAGCGACGAAGACTTTAGCTTTCTGAATCGCTGA
- the glnD gene encoding [protein-PII] uridylyltransferase (Catalyzes the uridylylation or deuridylylation of the PII nitrogen regulatory protein): protein MLLHHYRFEPDTALYDLDAFRTELAGARSPVAPFKAALRELQARLDEQFRAGADIRNLVRGRAWYLDQLLAIAWAQHTWPDDSVALVAVGGYGRGELHPHSDIDLLFLLERDDDIPYRESLTAFITFLWDIGLEIGHSVRSLNDCVREAEADVTVITNLLESRLIAGPEWLREQMRERLNADNLWPANRFFEAKWQEQITRHYRYNNSEYHLEPNLKSSPGGLRDIQMIGWVAKRHFGTEQYTDIVANGFMNDAELRILSQGQAFLWQVRYALHMLTGRAEDRLLFDHQRTIAEMFGFKDTPERLAVEQFMKRYYRHVTALAGLNDMLLQHFDEVILRGKESLETVKLNERFEMKGGYIQVRSRSLFRERPAAMLELFLLMAKHPEIEGVRADTIRLIRDHRHQIDDHYREDPRHQRLFMAIIRAPGNVPRQLRRMNRYGILGKYLPEFGRAVGLMQHDLFHIYTVDAHTLRLLKFLHGFRKPDAKGDFPVAATLIHQLPKLDLLWIAGLFHDIGKGRGGDHSEIGARDVEHFCKRHHVSQRDTNLVSWLVEHHLLMSMTAQKRDISDPDVIRDFALVVRDETRLDYLYVLTVADINATNPTLWNGWRASLLRQLHAETKRALRRGLNNPPDRDDWVRETRTEARSLLQTIGVDSHQIDQLWESLGEDYFLQYAPSEIVWQTQGILAHQPSPLPLVLISAPTADMAEGGTKVFIHTRSVDDLFAATAAAMEQLGLSIHDARIATSHNNWTLNTFIVLDNVGQPIRDLERIEEMRQHLVEELDDPDDYPDIVSRHTPRQLKHFKVPTEVLIEQDPANERTLLELTAPDRPGLLARVGRIFMEQDIALSAAKIATLGERVEDVFFITNKAGEPLTDPERQQQLRERLIEVLGV from the coding sequence ATGCTACTCCACCACTACCGGTTCGAGCCGGACACCGCACTGTATGACCTTGACGCTTTTCGCACCGAGCTTGCAGGAGCACGCTCCCCCGTCGCGCCATTCAAGGCGGCGCTGCGGGAGCTGCAGGCCAGGCTAGATGAACAGTTCCGTGCCGGCGCCGACATTCGCAATCTTGTACGCGGCCGGGCGTGGTATCTTGATCAGCTGCTGGCCATTGCCTGGGCACAGCACACCTGGCCTGATGATAGCGTCGCCCTGGTAGCAGTGGGCGGCTATGGCCGCGGCGAGCTGCACCCCCACTCTGATATTGATTTACTGTTTCTACTAGAGCGCGACGACGACATCCCCTACCGGGAGTCGCTGACCGCTTTTATCACTTTTTTATGGGACATCGGCCTGGAGATTGGCCACAGCGTGCGCTCTCTCAATGACTGCGTGCGTGAAGCCGAAGCGGATGTCACGGTGATCACCAATCTTCTAGAGTCACGGCTGATTGCTGGCCCCGAGTGGCTACGAGAGCAGATGCGCGAGCGGCTTAACGCTGACAACCTTTGGCCTGCCAATCGTTTTTTCGAGGCCAAGTGGCAAGAGCAAATTACCCGCCACTACCGCTATAACAACTCTGAGTATCACTTAGAACCCAACCTTAAAAGCTCACCCGGCGGGCTGCGTGATATTCAAATGATCGGCTGGGTGGCCAAGCGCCACTTTGGCACCGAACAGTACACGGACATCGTCGCCAATGGCTTTATGAACGATGCCGAACTTCGCATTCTAAGCCAGGGCCAAGCCTTTTTGTGGCAGGTGCGTTATGCCCTCCACATGCTGACAGGCCGCGCCGAAGACCGGCTACTGTTTGACCATCAGCGCACCATTGCTGAAATGTTCGGTTTCAAAGACACGCCTGAGCGCCTAGCGGTCGAACAATTTATGAAGCGCTACTACCGGCATGTGACGGCCCTAGCAGGGCTTAATGACATGCTGCTGCAGCACTTTGATGAAGTTATTCTACGCGGCAAAGAATCACTGGAAACGGTGAAGCTCAACGAGCGCTTTGAAATGAAAGGCGGCTACATTCAGGTGCGTTCGCGCAGCCTCTTCCGCGAGCGCCCGGCAGCGATGCTAGAGCTGTTTTTACTGATGGCGAAACACCCTGAGATAGAGGGCGTGCGTGCGGACACCATTCGCTTAATTCGCGACCACCGTCACCAAATTGACGATCACTACCGGGAAGACCCGCGCCACCAGCGGCTGTTTATGGCCATTATTCGCGCACCGGGTAACGTTCCCCGCCAACTGCGGCGTATGAACCGCTACGGCATTCTCGGTAAATACCTGCCAGAGTTTGGCCGCGCCGTAGGGCTAATGCAGCACGACCTATTTCATATCTACACGGTGGATGCCCACACCCTGCGCTTGTTGAAATTTCTACACGGCTTCCGTAAGCCCGATGCCAAAGGCGACTTTCCTGTGGCCGCCACGCTGATCCACCAACTGCCCAAGCTGGACTTACTCTGGATTGCCGGGCTGTTTCACGATATTGGCAAAGGCCGCGGCGGCGACCACTCTGAGATTGGTGCGCGTGATGTTGAGCACTTTTGCAAACGTCACCACGTTTCCCAGCGCGACACCAATTTGGTGAGCTGGCTGGTAGAGCACCACTTATTAATGTCCATGACCGCCCAAAAGCGCGATATCAGCGACCCTGATGTGATCCGCGACTTTGCCCTGGTGGTTCGCGATGAAACCCGCCTAGACTATCTCTATGTGCTCACCGTAGCCGACATCAACGCCACCAACCCCACGCTATGGAACGGCTGGCGTGCCTCACTGCTCCGCCAGCTCCACGCCGAAACCAAGCGGGCATTACGGCGCGGGTTAAATAACCCGCCTGACAGGGATGACTGGGTACGGGAAACCCGCACCGAAGCCCGCTCTTTATTGCAAACCATTGGGGTGGATAGCCACCAGATCGACCAGCTCTGGGAATCCCTGGGCGAAGACTATTTCCTACAGTACGCACCTAGCGAAATCGTTTGGCAAACCCAGGGCATTCTTGCTCATCAGCCCTCACCGCTGCCCCTGGTGCTGATCAGCGCACCCACCGCTGATATGGCGGAAGGCGGCACCAAAGTATTTATCCATACACGCTCGGTAGACGACCTTTTTGCCGCCACCGCGGCGGCCATGGAGCAGCTGGGGCTGTCGATTCACGATGCCCGCATTGCCACGTCCCACAATAACTGGACGCTAAATACGTTTATCGTGCTTGATAACGTTGGCCAGCCTATTCGTGATCTTGAGCGTATTGAAGAGATGCGCCAGCACTTGGTGGAAGAGCTGGACGATCCAGACGACTACCCAGACATTGTCTCCCGTCACACGCCTCGCCAGCTGAAACACTTCAAGGTGCCTACCGAAGTGTTAATTGAGCAGGACCCAGCCAACGAGCGCACGCTTTTAGAGCTAACCGCGCCCGACCGCCCCGGCCTGCTTGCCCGGGTTGGGCGAATTTTCATGGAGCAGGATATCGCCCTCTCCGCTGCCAAAATTGCCACCCTTGGCGAGCGGGTAGAGGACGTATTCTTTATTACCAATAAAGCGGGTGAGCCACTCACCGATCCAGAGCGCCAGCAGCAGCTGCGCGAGCGCTTGATTGAGGTATTAGGGGTTTAA
- a CDS encoding succinyldiaminopimelate transaminase: MNPDLNALHPYPFEKLAALKAALTPPAGLEHIPLTIGEPQHAPYPAALEALVAHQLEMARYPATNGLPALRETIAAWATQRFGLTELDAERQVLPVNGTREAIFAFVQAALDRSRPANVAVPNPFYQIYEGATLLAGGQPLYLDCTAENDFRPDFSAVDAATWRDVQIVFICSPGNPTGAVTPLDEFKQLIALADEHDFIIASDECYSELYLDENTPPPGLLQACAELGRDDYRRCVVFHSLSKRSNLPGLRSGFVAGDADLLAPFKRYRTYHGCAMSLPLQHASIAAWQDETHVRANRDAYREKFSAVTEVLAPVMDFPIPEASFYLWPAVPGGDDIAFTQRLFSEQHVSVLPGSLMGRPGQNSHNPGAGRLRLALVAELEPTLEAAKRLRQLIELS, from the coding sequence ATGAACCCTGACTTAAACGCTCTACATCCCTATCCGTTTGAGAAGCTGGCCGCCCTTAAAGCGGCGCTGACGCCACCGGCGGGACTGGAGCACATCCCCCTCACCATCGGTGAGCCTCAGCACGCCCCTTACCCAGCAGCGCTTGAAGCCCTGGTGGCCCACCAGTTGGAAATGGCCCGTTACCCAGCCACCAACGGCCTGCCGGCGCTACGCGAGACCATTGCCGCTTGGGCCACCCAGCGCTTTGGCTTAACCGAGCTTGATGCCGAACGCCAGGTGCTGCCGGTGAACGGCACGAGAGAGGCGATTTTTGCTTTCGTGCAGGCAGCTCTCGATCGCAGCCGCCCTGCCAACGTAGCCGTGCCTAATCCGTTTTATCAAATTTACGAAGGCGCCACCCTGCTAGCGGGCGGGCAGCCACTCTACTTAGACTGCACCGCCGAAAACGACTTTCGCCCGGATTTTTCAGCGGTTGATGCCGCGACCTGGCGTGATGTGCAAATCGTGTTTATCTGTTCGCCGGGCAACCCCACCGGCGCGGTAACGCCGCTTGACGAGTTTAAGCAGCTAATTGCCCTGGCAGACGAACACGACTTTATCATCGCCTCTGACGAGTGCTACTCCGAGCTCTACCTGGACGAAAACACGCCGCCTCCGGGGCTTCTGCAGGCTTGCGCCGAGCTAGGCCGCGATGACTACCGCCGCTGTGTAGTCTTCCATTCGCTCTCTAAGCGCTCCAACCTGCCGGGACTGCGCTCTGGTTTTGTGGCGGGGGATGCGGACCTACTAGCCCCGTTTAAGCGTTACCGCACTTATCACGGCTGCGCCATGTCGCTGCCGCTGCAGCATGCCTCCATTGCCGCTTGGCAGGACGAAACCCACGTGCGTGCCAACCGCGATGCCTACCGTGAAAAATTCAGTGCGGTAACGGAGGTACTTGCTCCAGTGATGGATTTCCCCATTCCGGAAGCGAGCTTCTACCTCTGGCCTGCAGTGCCCGGCGGTGACGATATCGCCTTTACCCAGCGGCTGTTCAGCGAACAGCATGTGAGCGTACTGCCCGGCAGCTTGATGGGCCGCCCGGGGCAGAACAGTCATAACCCCGGTGCCGGTCGGCTACGCTTAGCGCTAGTGGCAGAACTTGAGCCAACGTTAGAAGCGGCCAAGCGCCTACGTCAATTGATCGAACTCAGCTAG
- a CDS encoding ArsC family reductase, giving the protein MLTLYMISNCDTCRKARKALDDKALLYKTHDLRKDGLSAALLEHILHRVPLVEVINKRSKTWRELSDEEKDYDANSARQLLLQHPTLLKRPLLELDDGTILIGYREGDYDKLG; this is encoded by the coding sequence ATGCTGACGCTCTACATGATTAGCAACTGCGATACTTGCCGCAAGGCACGCAAAGCACTGGATGACAAAGCACTGCTTTATAAAACCCACGATCTGCGCAAAGACGGTCTTTCTGCTGCACTACTAGAACATATTTTACATCGCGTCCCCCTAGTCGAGGTGATCAACAAACGCAGCAAAACGTGGCGCGAACTTTCGGATGAAGAGAAAGATTACGACGCGAATTCGGCTCGTCAGCTGCTGCTCCAGCACCCCACCCTGCTCAAACGACCGCTGCTGGAGCTGGACGATGGCACTATTTTGATAGGCTACCGTGAAGGCGACTACGATAAATTAGGCTAG
- a CDS encoding 2,3,4,5-tetrahydropyridine-2,6-dicarboxylate N-succinyltransferase, producing MLSFALGIGTQNTQGDWLEIYYPAPLLNPAESLVAAAKETLDAPTGNAPVSFLPEDCTRLAKALEAAGHPEQAELAESLAASHRPLVAMFLETDQAPQTAPEVYLKLHLLSHRLVKPHGLDLTGMFGLLRNIAWTNEGAIDIEELPARRLKARLAGRVLSVDCVDKFPKMTDYVVPTGIRIGDTSRVRLGAYLGEGTTVMHEGFVNFNAGTEGPGMIEGRISAGVMVGKGSDLGGGCSTMGTLSGGGNIIIKVGEGCLIGANAGIGIPLGDRCTIEAGLYITAGSKVTLLDDQGQEVKTVAARELANQDDLLLRRNSQNGRIECLTNKSAIALNEALHAHN from the coding sequence ATGCTGAGCTTTGCGCTTGGAATTGGCACTCAAAATACCCAGGGCGACTGGCTGGAAATTTACTACCCGGCTCCGCTGCTTAACCCCGCAGAAAGCTTAGTAGCCGCCGCTAAAGAAACGCTGGATGCGCCTACGGGAAATGCACCGGTCAGCTTCTTACCGGAAGATTGCACGCGCTTGGCCAAGGCGCTGGAAGCCGCTGGCCACCCGGAGCAAGCAGAGCTTGCCGAATCACTGGCAGCGAGCCACCGCCCGCTGGTGGCCATGTTCCTGGAGACCGACCAAGCGCCGCAAACCGCCCCTGAGGTATACCTCAAACTCCACCTGCTTTCCCACCGTTTAGTGAAGCCTCACGGGCTGGATCTGACCGGCATGTTCGGCCTGTTACGTAACATTGCCTGGACAAACGAAGGCGCAATCGACATCGAAGAGCTGCCCGCCCGCCGCCTAAAAGCACGTTTGGCTGGCCGTGTGCTGTCAGTAGACTGCGTTGATAAATTCCCCAAAATGACCGACTACGTCGTGCCCACCGGCATTCGCATTGGCGACACCTCACGCGTACGTTTGGGCGCCTACCTGGGTGAAGGCACCACCGTCATGCACGAAGGCTTCGTCAACTTCAACGCAGGCACCGAAGGCCCCGGCATGATTGAAGGGCGCATCTCGGCGGGTGTCATGGTCGGCAAAGGCTCTGATCTCGGCGGGGGCTGCTCGACCATGGGCACGCTTTCTGGCGGTGGCAATATCATCATTAAAGTCGGCGAAGGCTGCCTCATTGGCGCCAATGCCGGTATTGGCATTCCGCTGGGCGACCGCTGCACCATCGAAGCAGGCCTTTACATCACGGCTGGGTCAAAAGTCACCCTGTTGGACGACCAGGGCCAGGAAGTAAAGACCGTGGCCGCCCGCGAGCTGGCGAACCAGGATGATCTGCTGCTACGTCGTAACTCGCAAAACGGTCGCATCGAGTGCCTGACCAATAAAAGCGCCATCGCGCTGAACGAGGCACTGCATGCCCATAACTGA